One genomic region from Bacillus rossius redtenbacheri isolate Brsri chromosome 6, Brsri_v3, whole genome shotgun sequence encodes:
- the LOC134532973 gene encoding polynucleotide 5'-hydroxyl-kinase NOL9 — protein MEKFVSSLKRCKNDAVLFHPLRKIKYNQLKTKLKSVLNENVIFGQDETTDKKKKKSYSNLQLEKIKKSNLQELVTVVEKTPKKSGNKVSKSKKKNKNLKIIDQPEAVIKKQKEKLKNKVKSSGTNVKKKENARNVSDTNNANILEVHALQKIFQDNECFTLLDTTADSSVLDEYLENEQSSFVNMYSTSSPVVVRNKRKPAVTHCMLQDFKKKQKKKVKTSGSNVKKKENARNVSDTNNANILKGNNNLQEMFLDSGSFSLQDTTADGSVSDEHSENEEIYFVNMDTTSSPIVVDSKSRPAVTHRMLQEFGRSSNINQNDSDEEFSSVLSCFRKFKNSSNVVLETCELSPSCTIQVNSAPDEQSPVTKVKQPMVVPDKNPLLRLHRLPNRSCAMTMKHPCDVYVRGQVKVTVLKGAVEILGFKATPENSESGLNVFSPQRCMCVSIVSCKPQEGAQDNSYIKKLEALKASYSKLLKECVASDCVLLLQETSSVLTKYLNRHFPIDLFPKVFSGNDRKFYKEENLLQCQFELPGTGVNVSHLTRKDEWEQVISDSLLFAGGSKTVVLGGKGVGKSTFLRFLANSWLSKNDAVLWLDFDPGQAEFTVPGCLSAILVKKPLLGPNFTHQTTPIRMVFLGDIDVSRCPSRYNSCVEHIVQYCLSQPDLQNIPWLINTMGYSKGLGVELAISMIRVLRPTTVIHIESQRRAQNFAQPLRSGFVNNHVSIWKSGFTACDLDYATFILPSAVKDNSNSSPGLKPRDGRELAVLAYLSQVARPPRYSLLDAVPCSTPLARLTLGICHEAVPQSRVLGAVNGGLVALCACDTRPVWTSGDPDMAGVLLEAPVVPCLGFGIVRGIDMVNKMLYLTTPLPVNDMSRVNCLLMGAVSLPPCVSLAVESGSGQVPYVAKGGEQPMGRAMRRAFRPHLTTDPSTAP, from the exons atgGAGAAATTTGTGTCGTCCCTGAAGCGATGCAAGAATGATGCTGTATTGTTTCATCCTCTTAGGAAAATTAAATACAATcaacttaaaacaaaattaaa gtcAGTGCTGAATGAAAACGTAATTTTTGGACAAGATGAAACAACAGACAAAAAGAAGAAGAAATCTTATTCTAATTTACAGCTAGAGAAGATTAAGAAAAGTAACTTACAGGAACTTGTCACTGTTGTAGAAAAAACACCCAAAAAAAGTGGAAACAAAGTCTCCAaatcaaaaaagaaaaacaagaaTTTGAAGATAATTGACCAACCAGAGGCTGTCATCAAGAAACAGAAAGAGAAGTTGAAAAATAAGGTAAAATCTTCAGGTACTAATGTTAAGAAGAAAGAAAATGCAAGAAATGTTTCTGATACTAATAATGCAAATATTTTGGAAGTTCACGCCCTACAGAAAATTTTCCAGGACAATGAGTGTTTCACTCTATTAGACACAACAGCAGACAGTAGTGTTTTAGATGAATATTTGGAAAATGAACAGTCTTCGTTCGTAAACATGTATAGTACAAGTTCACCAGTAGTTGTTCGGAATAAGCGTAAACCGGCTGTCACTCACTGTATGTTACAAGACTTTAAAAAGAAACAGAAAAAGAAAGTAAAAACTTCAGGTTCTAATGTTAAGAAGAAAGAAAATGCAAGAAATGTTTCTGATACTAATAATGCAAATATTTTGAAAGGTAACAACAACCTACAGGAAATGTTCCTGGACAGTGGGTCTTTCAGTCTACAAGACACAACAGCAGATGGTAGTGTTTCAGATGAGCATTCAGAAAATGAGGagatatattttgtaaacatgGATACTACAAGTTCGCCAATAGTTGTTGACAGCAAGAGTAGACCTGCTGTCACTCACCGTATGTTGCAAGAATTTGGAAGGAGCTCAAATATAAATCAAAATGATTCAGATGAGGAATTCTCCTCCGTTTTGTCATGTTTCCGCAAGTTTAAAAATAGCAGTAACGTTGTTCTGGAAACTTGTGAGTTGAGTCCCTCGTGCACCATACAGGTTAATTCCGCTCCGGATGAACAGAGTCCAGTTACGAAAGTGAAACAACCCATGGTAGTTCCAGACAAAAATCCACTGCTAAGGTTGCACAGATTGCCGAACCGTAGTTGTGCCATGACGATGAAACATCCCTGCGATGTGTACGTGCGAGGGCAGGTGAAAGTGACGGTGTTGAAAGGAGCTGTTGAGATACTGGGATTCAAGGCCACGCCGGAGAACAGCGAGAGTGGTCTGAACGTGTTCAGCCCTCAGAGGTGCATGTGTGTGAGTATAGTGTCGTGCAAGCCGCAAGAAGGGGCACAAGATAACAGCTACATCAAGAAGCTCGAGGCTCTAAAAGCGAGTTACAGCAAACTGCTCAAGGAGTGCGTTGCTAGTGACTGTGTGCTGTTGCTGCAAGAAACATCCAGTGTTCTCACCAAGTATCTGAACAGACATTTCCCCATTGATTTATTCCCAAAAGTTTTCTCTGGCAATGATAGGAAATTCTACAAGGAAGAAAATCTACTGCAGTGCCAATTTGAGTTGCCGGGCACTGGTGTGAACGTAAGCCATTTAACCAGGAAAGACGAGTGGGAACAAGTTATTTCAGATTCATTACTTTTTGCTGGTGGATCAAAGActg TCGTACTAGGAGGGAAAGGTGTCGGGAAGTCAACATTCCTACGCTTCCTGGCCAACTCCTGGTTGTCGAAAAACGATGCTGTACTGTGGCTGGACTTTGACCCGGGCCAGGCGGAGTTCACGGTGCCAGGCTGCTTGTCTGCCATTTTGGTGAAGAAACCTCTTTTGGGTCCCAACTTCACTCATCAGACCACGCCGATCAG AATGGTGTTTCTTGGTGATATTGACGTTTCAAGATGTCCATCAAGGTACAACAGTTGTGTTGAGCATATTGTCCAGTACTGTCTCTCTCAACCAGACTTGCAAAACATACCTTGGCTCATAAACACTATGGGATACAGCAAAG GTCTTGGCGTAGAACTAGCCATCAGTATGATTCGTGTTCTTCGCCCAACTACTGTGATACACATCGAGAGCCAGCGCAGAGCGCAGAACTTTGCCCAGCCGTTGAGGAGCGGCTTTGTCAACAACCACGTGTCCATTTGGAAGAGTGGTTTTACTGCGTGTGACTTGGACTATGCTACTTTCATCCTCCCAAGTGCAGTCAAGGACAACTCTAACAGTTCACC GGGCTTGAAGCCGCGCGATGGCCGCGAGCTCGCGGTCTTGGCGTACCTGAGCCAGGTGGCGCGCCCTCCGCGCTACTCGCTGCTGGACGCCGTGCCATGTAGCACGCCCCTGGCCCGCCTGACACTGGGCATCTGCCACGAAGCCGTGCCCCAGTCGCGCGTGCTGGGCGCCGTGAACGGCGGCCTGGTGGCACTCTGCGCCTGCGACACCCGGCCGGTGTGGACCAGCGGGGACCCCGACATGGCCGGGGTCCTCTTGGAGGCCCCGGTCGTCCCCTGCCTCGGCTTCG GTATCGTGCGGGGGATTGACATGGTCAATAAAATGCTGTACTTGACAACTCCACTGCCTGTCAACGACATGTCAAGAGTGAACTGCCTCCTGATGGGTGCCGTGAGCCTCCCACCGTGTGTCAGCCTTGCCGTGGAATCGGGCTCCGGACAAGTGCCGTACGTCGCCAAGGGAGGGGAGCAGCCCATGGGCCGTGCAATGCGTCGCGCTTTCAGGCCTCATCTAACCACCGACCCTAGCACTGCTCCGTAA